One stretch of Malus domestica chromosome 14, GDT2T_hap1 DNA includes these proteins:
- the LOC103404503 gene encoding GDSL esterase/lipase At4g10955, giving the protein MASGRESFDLSGPLLLTSIDWQNTQHQRSVAACLVQGVYVLERDRQEEREGPQALAPPWWEFFHFKLLRKLVDDVGFSIFGAVYEFKPPPSLCNHPSEGSPCYVIAFRGTITKYDSVSRDLELDVEVIRNGLHRTSRFEIAMQAVRNMVAASGPSNVWLAGHSLGSAMAMLAGKTMASSGNYLKSFLFNPPFVSAPIERIKDKRVKHGLRIAGSVITAGLTLAMKAKQQQHHQHRSRPENEPFTALAAWFPGLFVNPSDDICSEYIGYFEHRKKMEDIGAGAIERLATQNSLGGLLMHVMGKKAAPEPPLHLIPSANLTVNLTPSRDLKEAHGIHQWWRDDLQLLSEVHKYK; this is encoded by the exons ATGGCGTCGGGGAGGGAAAGTTTCGACCTTTCAGGACCATTGCTCCTAACGTCCATTGACTG GCAGAATACTCAGCATCAAAGATCTGTTGCTGCCTGTTTGGTTCAGGGTGTCTACGTTCTTGAACGGGACCGCCAAGAGGAACGAGAAGGGCCCCAGGCCCTTGCTCCTCCTTGGTGGGAGTTCTTCCATTTTAAGCTGCTCCGTAAGCTTGTGGATGATGTTGGTTTCTCCATCTTTGGTGCCGTATATGAGTTTAAACCTCCACCCTCTCTTTGTAACCATCCATCGGAAGGAAGCCCTTGTTATGTAATTGCTTTCCGAGGCACCATAACGAAGTATGACTCAGTCTCACGAGATCTTGAGCTGGATGTTGAGGTGATCCGAAATGGACTGCACAGGACATCTCGCTTCGAGATTGCTATGCAAGCTGTCCGAAATATGGTTGCTGCATCAGGTCCTTCAAATGTTTGGTTAGCTGGCCACTCCTTGGGGTCAGCCATGGCAATGCTTGCTGGAAAAACTATGGCTAGCTCTGGCAATTATCTCAAATCTTTTCTCTTCAATCCGCCATTTGTGTCGGCCCCAATAGAGAGGATTAAGGATAAGAGAGTGAAGCATGGGCTTCGGATTGCAGGCAGTGTGATTACTGCAGGACTCACTCTTGCTATGAAGgctaaacaacaacaacatcatcAACACAGAAGTCGACCAGAAAATGAACCATTCACTGCTCTAGCTGCATGGTTCCCTGGTCTATTTGTCAATCCATCTGATGACATCTGCTCTGAATATATCGGGTATTTCGAACACAGGAAGAAGATGGAGGACATTGGAGCAGGGGCCATTGAGAGGTTAGCAACTCAGAATTCTCTAGGGGGTCTACTGATGCATGTGATGGGAAAGAAAGCAGCGCCCGAGCCCCCATTGCACCTCATTCCTTCGGCGAACCTGACAGTTAATTTAACCCCTTCAAGGGATCTGAAAGAAGCCCATGGAATTCATCAATGGTGGAGAGACGACCTGCAATTGCTTTCCGAGGTCCACAAATACAAATAG
- the LOC103404493 gene encoding dynamin-related protein 5A encodes MENLISLVNKIQRACTALGDHGEDSALPTLWDSLPAIAVVGGQSSGKSSVLESIVGKDFLPRGSGIVTRRPLVLQLIKIDEGSREYAEFLHLPRKRFTDFAAVRKEIADETDRETGLSKQISSVPIHLSIYSPNVVNLTLVDLPGLTKVAVEGQSDNIVQDIENMVRSFIEKPNCIILAISPANQDLATSDAIRISREVDPTGDRTLGVLTKIDLMDKGTDAVEILAGKSYRLKFPWVGVVNRSQADINKNVDMIAARLREREYFSTTPEYKHLAPRMGSEHLARMLSKHLETVIKSKIPGIQSLISKTVAELETELSLLGKPISADAGGKLYIVMEICRLFDGIYKEHLDGLRSGGDKIYNIFDNQLPAALKRLQFDKQLSMENIRKLITEADGYQPHLIAPEQGYRRLIESSIVSMRGPAEAAVDAVHIILKDLVRKAISETPELKQYPALRVEVTNAATESLERMREQSKKATLQLVDMECSYLTADFFRNLPQDVEKGGNPSHSIFDRYNDSYLRRIGTTVLAYVNMVCVSLRNSIPKSVVYCQVREAKRVLLDQFFIELGKLETKQLSSLLNEDPAVMERRAALARRLELYRSAQAEIDSVAWAK; translated from the exons ATGGAGAACCTGATATCATTGGTGAACAAAATCCAGAGAGCTTGCACTGCTCTAGGTGACCACGGCGAAGATAGCGCATTACCGACTCTTTGGGACTCTCTTCCCGCCATCGCCGTTGTCGGTGGCCAG AGTTCTGGCAAGTCTTCGGTTTTGGAGAGCATTGTTGGGAAGGATTTCTTACCACGCGGTTCTG GAATTGTTACTAGGCGTCCTCTTGTCTTGCAACTTATTAAGATTGACGAAGGAAGCAGAGAATATGCGGAGTTTCTCCACCTTCCAAGGAAGAGGTTCACTGATTTTG CTGCTGTGAGAAAGGAGATTGCAGACGAGACAGATCGAGAAACCGGCCTCAGCAAACAAATCTCTAGCGTTCCAATTCATCTTAGCATATATTCTCCTAATG TTGTTAACTTGACACTTGTTGACCTTCCCGGGCTTACAAAAGTGGCTGTTG AGGGTCAGTCGGATAATATTGTGCAAGACATTGAAAATATGGTTCGCTCCTTCATTGAGAAG CCCAACTGTATTATTCTAGCTATTTCACCTGCCAATCAAGATCTTGCCACATCTGATGCAATTAGGATCTCTCGCGAAGTGGATCCAACAG gGGACAGGACACTTGGAGTTTTGACAAAGATTGATCTAATGGACAAGGGTACGGATGCAGTTGAA ATATTGGCAGGAAAGTCATACCGGCTTAAGTTTCCTTGGGTTGGGGTCGTGAATCGCTCACAAGCCGATATTAACAAGAATGTTGATATGATTGCTGCCAGGCTTAGAGAACGTGAGTATTTTTCTACCACCCCAGAATACAAGCACCTTGCTCCCAGAATGGGTTCTGAACATCTAGCTCGAATGCTTTCTAAG CATTTGGAAACTGTAATTAAGTCAAAAATTCCGGGCATCCAGTCCCTAATTAGCAAGACTGTTGCTGAACTTGAAACTGAACTGAGTCTTCTTGGAAAGCCTATTTCTGCAGATGCTGGA GGTAAACTGTATATAGTCATGGAGATTTGTCGTCTTTTTGATGGGATATATAAAGAACATCTTGATGGCTT GCGTTCAGGTGGTGATAAGATTTACAATATTTTTGATAATCAGCTTCCTGCTGCTCTGAAAAGATTGCAATTTGACAAGCAACTTTCAATGGAAAATATACGAAAGCTCATTACTGAAGCTGATGGATATCAACCTCATCTTATAGCTCCCGAACAAGGGTACCGTCGGCTCATCGAATCCTCTATAGTTAGTATGAGAGGTCCGGCTGAGGCAGCTGTTGATGCG GTTCATATCATTTTGAAGGATCTGGTTCGCAAGGCTATCAGTGAGACTCCA GAGCTAAAGCAGTATCCTGCTCTCAGAGTAGAGGTGACAAATGCAGCTACTGAGTCACTCGAGAGAATGAGAGAACAGAGCAAGAAGGCAACACTACAGCTAGTTGATATGGAATGTAGTTACCTGACGGCTGATTTCTTCCGTAATCTTCCCCAAGATGTTGAGAAGGGTGGAAACCCATCACATTCAATTTTTGACAGATACAACGATTCATACCTCAGGCGGATTG GGACCACGGTTTTGGCTTATGTCAATATGGTATGTGTAAGTTTGCGTAACTCAATTCCTAAGTCTGTGGTCTATTGTCAAGTCCGAGAGGCAAAACGAGTCTTACTTGACCAATTCTTCATCGAATTGGGAAAACTGGAG ACAAAGCAGTTGTCGTCATTACTGAATGAGGACCCCGCAGTAATGGAGAGGCGTGCTGCCCTCGCAAGGAGGCTGGAGCTATACAGGAGTGCGCAAGCAGAAATTGATTCAGTTGCTTGGGCGAAGTAG